One Vibrio pomeroyi genomic region harbors:
- a CDS encoding putative bifunctional diguanylate cyclase/phosphodiesterase, protein MSSVGFVRPKHPCAEFNMMTSYQPFEYLQCPIWIYDIDNKRITWANSSALPLWESESLFELTSRDFSVEMSKAIEATLEEYQRQFLRNQSIKTWWNFTPKYIAKRALCLFSGIPLPDGRTGMLVQVVAEEGSLKHDLACSDGSNLSLLFDRSGAVVSANSAFSQNYGAPFSTLSDFVSSEEIAAHWLFSARKGREILEEVSCHIGDKAHHFDVQGKWLFDKSELLLNLTCTTKQKEKLIKARYNAEHDCLTELYNRRGITNLLETSIAYRSPFELMFVDLDGFKLVNDTYGHSVGDQLLKQVGERLKQLVDETCMIGRFGGDEFIVIAHTCRNQNIPLLCTRIIDALNRSFHIRGIGTLSVGCSIGTAHFPDNAVDQESLLKQAGMAMHIAKANGRNRFQTFTPDLAQTLHRKVEIRHRLTQALENEDLDLHYQPIMNTNNDKVKGFEALLRWSDKELGNIGPDEFITLAEETGQIVPLGKWVLNSALKQLSIWHREFDRDLMMSINISSIQMHATFAEQLSAMLNFYNIQPQNIALEITESSMIFKHGEVRQALSDISKLGVELHLDDFGTGYSSLSMLHDLPISTVKLDKSFVHGSHKGSKAIVQATHAICDKLGLKVVAEGVETETQKDFLIDCGYQYLQGYLFSKPIPSNEVESQFLFVR, encoded by the coding sequence ATGAGTTCAGTGGGCTTCGTTCGACCCAAACATCCGTGTGCCGAGTTCAATATGATGACAAGTTATCAGCCTTTCGAGTATCTCCAGTGTCCTATTTGGATATATGACATTGATAATAAGAGAATAACTTGGGCAAACAGCAGTGCCCTACCTCTTTGGGAGTCTGAATCTCTATTTGAGCTGACATCACGTGATTTTAGTGTCGAGATGTCCAAGGCGATAGAAGCAACGCTCGAAGAGTACCAAAGGCAGTTTCTCCGAAATCAAAGCATCAAAACTTGGTGGAACTTCACGCCTAAGTACATTGCTAAACGAGCACTGTGTTTGTTCTCTGGGATCCCACTGCCAGACGGACGAACCGGCATGTTGGTACAAGTCGTAGCAGAAGAAGGTAGCCTAAAGCACGACCTCGCTTGCTCGGATGGTTCAAACCTCTCCCTTTTATTTGATAGATCGGGAGCGGTAGTGAGTGCTAACTCTGCATTTTCCCAGAATTATGGCGCGCCGTTTTCCACCCTCTCCGACTTTGTTTCAAGTGAAGAAATTGCAGCCCACTGGTTGTTCTCGGCGCGTAAAGGACGAGAGATTTTAGAAGAGGTTAGCTGCCATATTGGTGATAAAGCCCACCACTTTGATGTGCAGGGAAAATGGCTATTTGATAAGAGTGAACTGCTGTTAAACCTGACTTGTACCACCAAACAGAAAGAGAAGCTGATCAAAGCCAGATACAATGCAGAACACGACTGTTTAACCGAGCTATACAATCGCCGGGGAATCACCAACCTCTTAGAAACCAGTATTGCTTATCGCTCTCCCTTTGAGTTGATGTTCGTTGATCTTGATGGCTTCAAACTGGTCAATGACACCTACGGGCACAGTGTGGGTGACCAACTGCTCAAACAAGTGGGTGAACGTCTAAAGCAGCTCGTTGACGAAACCTGCATGATTGGTCGATTCGGTGGTGATGAATTCATAGTGATCGCCCACACCTGCCGAAATCAAAACATCCCGCTGCTTTGCACGCGAATTATTGATGCCTTAAACCGAAGTTTTCATATCAGAGGCATTGGTACGCTCTCAGTCGGTTGCAGCATTGGTACTGCGCATTTCCCCGATAACGCCGTGGATCAAGAATCATTACTGAAACAGGCGGGAATGGCGATGCACATTGCTAAAGCCAATGGTCGAAACCGCTTCCAAACCTTCACGCCTGACTTAGCACAAACGCTTCACCGAAAAGTAGAAATCCGCCATCGATTAACCCAAGCCCTAGAAAACGAAGATCTCGACCTGCATTATCAGCCGATCATGAATACCAACAATGACAAGGTTAAGGGCTTTGAAGCGCTACTTCGATGGTCAGACAAAGAGCTCGGTAACATTGGCCCTGATGAATTCATCACCTTGGCGGAAGAAACTGGGCAGATAGTGCCACTCGGAAAATGGGTGCTCAATTCAGCACTGAAACAGCTATCAATATGGCATCGAGAGTTTGATCGCGATCTAATGATGAGCATCAACATCTCGAGTATTCAAATGCACGCAACCTTTGCTGAACAGTTGTCTGCGATGCTTAACTTCTACAATATCCAACCGCAAAACATTGCACTTGAGATCACTGAGTCTTCGATGATTTTCAAACACGGTGAAGTAAGACAAGCATTAAGCGACATCTCAAAATTAGGCGTTGAACTCCATCTTGATGATTTTGGCACTGGCTACTCTTCCCTCTCTATGCTGCACGACTTACCAATTAGCACCGTAAAACTCGATAAAAGCTTTGTTCACGGTTCACATAAAGGAAGCAAAGCAATTGTCCAAGCGACCCATGCGATTTGCGACAAGTTGGGGCTCAAAGTGGTGGCTGAGGGCGTCGAGACCGAGACACAAAAAGACTTCTTAATCGACTGTGGATACCAATACCTTCAAGGATATTTGTTTAGCAAGCCAATCCCGTCAAACGAAGTCGAAAGCCAATTTTTATTCGTTCGATAA
- a CDS encoding type II secretion system protein: protein MSRQNGFTLLELIVAVLILAVVSATAMVKFLDIQGSARASKIHDVAGNLRTGIDMIYAKSAIAGVEGECDYVEKTEIETYYVCHGYPIAYVDSLRRLLNIDQAELYVNNKEVEEGSNAERVAAISFDTESYTYSPVGDFCQVLYQPEKEPQIVVLDGAC, encoded by the coding sequence ATGAGCAGACAAAACGGCTTCACTCTCTTAGAACTTATCGTCGCTGTACTGATCTTAGCGGTGGTTTCTGCCACGGCCATGGTCAAATTCTTAGATATTCAGGGCAGTGCGCGCGCGAGCAAAATACACGATGTGGCTGGCAACCTTCGCACGGGTATCGACATGATCTATGCGAAGTCTGCGATTGCTGGTGTGGAAGGAGAATGTGACTACGTTGAAAAGACCGAGATTGAAACCTACTACGTCTGTCATGGTTACCCAATCGCTTATGTCGATTCCTTAAGACGCCTGCTTAATATTGACCAAGCAGAACTCTACGTAAACAACAAAGAAGTCGAGGAAGGCAGCAATGCAGAAAGAGTTGCCGCTATCTCTTTTGATACGGAGAGTTACACCTATTCACCTGTCGGCGATTTTTGCCAGGTACTCTATCAACCGGAAAAAGAACCGCAAATCGTCGTTCTTGACGGTGCATGTTAA